The following proteins come from a genomic window of Anas platyrhynchos isolate ZD024472 breed Pekin duck chromosome 12, IASCAAS_PekinDuck_T2T, whole genome shotgun sequence:
- the WDR59 gene encoding GATOR2 complex protein WDR59 isoform X8, translating into MSVDCLGQHAVLSGRRFLYIVNLDAPNEGHRKISRQSKWDIGAVQWNPHDSCSYYFAASSNQRVDLYKWKEGNGEVCTSLQGHTRVISDLDWAVFEPDLLVTSSVDTYIYIWDIKDTRKPTVSLSAVAGASQVKWNKKNANCLATSHDGDVRIWDKRKPSTAVEYLAAHLSKIHGLDWHPDNEYTLATSSQDNSVRFWDYRQPRKYLNILPCQVPVWKARYTPFSNGLVTVMVPQLRRENSLLLWNVFDLNTPVHTFVGHDDVVLEFQWRKQKEGSKDYQLVTWSRDQTLRMWRIDSQLQRLCANDILDGVDDLVDGISLLSEPDKTLHPQDSEPQHNSGHGDEEALKEDFLNDLLVGKKTDQLGLPQTLQQEFSLINVQIRNVNVEMDAVNRSCTVSVHCGNHRVRMLVMFPVQYPNNAAPSFQFINPTSITASMKAKLLKILKDTSLQKVKRNQSCLEPCLRQLVSWLESVVNQEDSTSSNPYALSNSVTPPLPTFARVSNAYGSYQDSNIPFPRTSGARFCGAGYLVYFTRPMTMHRAVSPTEPTPRSLSALSAYHSGLITPMKIRTETPGNLRLYSGSPTRSEKEQVSISSFYYKERMSPRSARRRWSIQAINDFPKSRRWKSKREGTDTNNRPIKAAGKVIIQDISCLLPVHKLLGELYILNVNNIQETCQKNAASALAVGRRDLVQVWSLAMVATDLCLGPKSDPDLEIPWAQHPFGRQLLESLLAHYSQLHDVQTLAMLCSVFEAQSRLQGCPNSSGPFPQRASNLASHSRYPSFTSSGSCSSMSDPGLGTGGWSIANKDAEQASTPWCESSPDDFRYGNLPYPDPREREKDQHEKNKRLLDPANTQQFDDFKKCYGEILYRWGLREKRAEVLKFVSCPPDPHKGIEFGVYCSHCRSEVRGTQCAICKGFTFQCAICHVAVRGSSNFCLTCGHGGHTSHMMEWFRTQEVCPTGCGCHCLLESTF; encoded by the exons CCGCCGCTTCCTCTACATAGTCAACCTGGATGCCCCGAACGAGGGTCACCGCAAGATCTCCCGGCAGAGCAAGTGGGACATCGGGGCGGTGCAGTGGAACCCCCACGACAGCTGCTCCTACTACTTCGCGGCTTCG AGCAACCAGCGAGTTGACCTGTATAAGTGGAAGGAAGGCAACGGGGAAGTTTGCACATCCTTGCAAGGACACACACGCGTGATCAG TGACTTGGACTGGGCGGTGTTTGAGCcagacctgctggtcaccaGTTCCGTTGACACATACATCTACATCTGGGACATCAA AGACACCAGGAAGCCCACGGTCTCGCTCTCTGCAGTCG ctggagcttcCCAGGTCAAGTGGAACAAGAAGAATGCCAACTGTTTAGCAACGAGCCACGATGGGGATGTCCGAATATGGGACAAAAGG AAACCCAGCACTGCGGTGGAATACTTAGCAGCTCATCTCTCGAAGATCCACGGCCTGGATTGGCATCCTGACAATGAGTACACGCTGGCCACGTCCAGCCAGGACAACTCCGTGCGg ttctgGGATTACCGTCAGCCTCGAAAATACCTCAATATCCTTCCCTGCCAGGTTCCCGTCTGGAAGGCAAGATACACG CCTTTCAGCAACGGGCTGGTGACAGTGATGGTCCCCCAGCTCCGGCGAGAGAACAGTCTGCTGCTCTGGAATGTCTTTGACTTGAACACGCCTGTGCATACTTTCGTGGGGCACGATGACGTGGTGCTGGAGTTTCAGTggaggaaacagaaagaag GTTCGAAAGACTACCAGCTGGTTACGTGGTCCCGCGATCAGACCCTGCGGATGTGGCGGATTGACTCGCAGCTGCAGCGG TTGTGTGCTAACGATATCCTGGATGGCGTTGATGACCTCGTTGATGGGATTTCTCTTCTGTCGGAGCCAGACAAGACCCTTCATCCCCAGGACTCTGAGCCCCAGCATAACTCTGGGCACGGGGATGAGGAAG CCTTAAAAGAAGACTTCCTGAATGACCTcctggtggggaagaagacagaCCAGCTGGGGCTGCCTCAAACGCTGCAGCAGGAGTTTTCGCTGATCAATGTGCAGATCCGAAATGTCAACGTGGAG ATGGATGCGGTGAATCGGAGCTGCACGGTGTCAGTGCACTGCGGCAACCACCGAGTCAGGATGCTGGTGATGTTCCCTGTCCAATACCCCAATAACGCCGCGCCGTCCTTCCAGTTCATCAACCCGACCTCGATCACTGCCTCCATGAAGGCCAAGCTGCTGAAG ATATTGAAAGACACTTCTCTGCAGAAAGTGAAGCGGAACCAGAGCTGCCTGGAGCCCTGCCTGCGTCAGCTGGTCTCCTGGCTGGAGTCTGTTGTG AACCAAGAGGACAGCACGTCCAGCAATCCCTACGCTTTGTCGAACTCCGTGACGCCCCCGTTGCCCACGTTCGCCCGGGTCTCCAACGCCTATGGCTCCTACCAGGACTCCAACATCCCGTTTCCACGGACCTCGGGAGCCCGGTTCTGTGGTGCAG GGTACCTGGTGTATTTCACGAGGCCCATGACCATGCACCGTGCCGTGTCCCCAACAGAACCCACACCCAG GTCCCTGTCAGCTTTATCAGCGTACCACAGCGGCCTCATTACCCCAATGAAGATCCGCACGGAGACCCCGGGCAATCTGCGTTTGTACAGCGGGAGCCCAACTCGCAGCGAGAAGGAGCAGGTCTCCATTAGCTCCTTCTACTACAAAGAGAGG ATGTCTCCTCGCTCTGCCCGGCGACGTTGGTCCATACAAGCAATTAACGACTTCCCG AAATCCAGGAGGTGGAAAAGCAAACGAGAGGGGACAGATACCAACAACCGACCCATCAAAGCCGCCGGAAAAGTCATTATACAAGATATCTCCTGCTTGCTGCCCGTGCACAAGTTGCTGGGAGAGCTCTACAT ACTGAATGTGAACAATATCCAGGAGACCTGCCAGAAGAATGCTGCCTCCGCCTTGGCTGTTGGACGGAGGGATCTCGTGCAG GTTTGGTCGCTGGCCATGGTAGCCACTGATCTCTGTCTTGGACCGAAGTCTGACCCAGATTTGGAGATACCTTGGGCACAACATCCATTTGGACGTCAATTACTGGAGTCCCT GCTGGCTCATTACTCGCAGCTCCACGACGTGCAGACCCTGGCCATGCTGTGCAGCGTGTTTGAAGCCCAGTCCCGGCTCCAGGGCTGCCCCAATTCCTCCGGCCCCTTCCCTCAGCGTGCCTCCAACCTGGCCTCCCACAGCCGATAC CCCAGCTTTACGTCCTCCGGCTCCTGTTCCAGCATGTCAGATCCTGGACTCGGCACCGGAGGCTGGAGCATAG CCAACAAGGACGCGGAGCAGGCATCCACGCCCTGGTGCGAGTCCTCGCCGGATGACTTCCGATACGGCAACCTGCCCTACCCCGACCCCCGGGAGCGTGAGAAGGACCAGCACGAGAAGAACAAACG GCTCCTGGACCCTGCCAACACTCAGCAGTTTGATGACTTCAAGAAGTGCTACGGAGAAATCCTGTATcgctgggggctgcgggagaAGCGGGCCGAGGTCCTGAAGTTTGTCTCCTGTCCTCCTGACCCCCACAAAGGGATTG AGTTCGGCGTGTACTGCAGCCACTGCCGCAGCGAGGTGCGGGGCACCCAGTGCGCCATCTGCAAGGGCTTCACCTTCCAGTGCGCCATCTGCCACGTGGC
- the WDR59 gene encoding GATOR2 complex protein WDR59 isoform X7 → MDCCSSTLGKDGQSCVKYVGWRALHHATAMSVDCLGQHAVLSGRRFLYIVNLDAPNEGHRKISRQSKWDIGAVQWNPHDSCSYYFAASSNQRVDLYKWKEGNGEVCTSLQGHTRVISDLDWAVFEPDLLVTSSVDTYIYIWDIKDTRKPTVSLSAVAGASQVKWNKKNANCLATSHDGDVRIWDKRKPSTAVEYLAAHLSKIHGLDWHPDNEYTLATSSQDNSVRFWDYRQPRKYLNILPCQVPVWKARYTPFSNGLVTVMVPQLRRENSLLLWNVFDLNTPVHTFVGHDDVVLEFQWRKQKEGSKDYQLVTWSRDQTLRMWRIDSQLQRLCANDILDGVDDLVDGISLLSEPDKTLHPQDSEPQHNSGHGDEEALKEDFLNDLLVGKKTDQLGLPQTLQQEFSLINVQIRNVNVEMDAVNRSCTVSVHCGNHRVRMLVMFPVQYPNNAAPSFQFINPTSITASMKAKLLKILKDTSLQKVKRNQSCLEPCLRQLVSWLESVVNQEDSTSSNPYALSNSVTPPLPTFARVSNAYGSYQDSNIPFPRTSGARFCGAGYLVYFTRPMTMHRAVSPTEPTPRSLSALSAYHSGLITPMKIRTETPGNLRLYSGSPTRSEKEQVSISSFYYKERMSPRSARRRWSIQAINDFPKSRRWKSKREGTDTNNRPIKAAGKVIIQDISCLLPVHKLLGELYILNVNNIQETCQKNAASALAVGRRDLVQVWSLAMVATDLCLGPKSDPDLEIPWAQHPFGRQLLESLLAHYSQLHDVQTLAMLCSVFEAQSRLQGCPNSSGPFPQRASNLASHSRYPSFTSSGSCSSMSDPGLGTGGWSIANKDAEQASTPWCESSPDDFRYGNLPYPDPREREKDQHEKNKRLLDPANTQQFDDFKKCYGEILYRWGLREKRAEVLKFVSCPPDPHKGIEFGVYCSHCRSEVRGTQCAICKGFTFQCAICHVAVRGSSNFCLTCGHGGHTSHMMEWFRTQEVCPTGCGCHCLLESTF, encoded by the exons CCGCCGCTTCCTCTACATAGTCAACCTGGATGCCCCGAACGAGGGTCACCGCAAGATCTCCCGGCAGAGCAAGTGGGACATCGGGGCGGTGCAGTGGAACCCCCACGACAGCTGCTCCTACTACTTCGCGGCTTCG AGCAACCAGCGAGTTGACCTGTATAAGTGGAAGGAAGGCAACGGGGAAGTTTGCACATCCTTGCAAGGACACACACGCGTGATCAG TGACTTGGACTGGGCGGTGTTTGAGCcagacctgctggtcaccaGTTCCGTTGACACATACATCTACATCTGGGACATCAA AGACACCAGGAAGCCCACGGTCTCGCTCTCTGCAGTCG ctggagcttcCCAGGTCAAGTGGAACAAGAAGAATGCCAACTGTTTAGCAACGAGCCACGATGGGGATGTCCGAATATGGGACAAAAGG AAACCCAGCACTGCGGTGGAATACTTAGCAGCTCATCTCTCGAAGATCCACGGCCTGGATTGGCATCCTGACAATGAGTACACGCTGGCCACGTCCAGCCAGGACAACTCCGTGCGg ttctgGGATTACCGTCAGCCTCGAAAATACCTCAATATCCTTCCCTGCCAGGTTCCCGTCTGGAAGGCAAGATACACG CCTTTCAGCAACGGGCTGGTGACAGTGATGGTCCCCCAGCTCCGGCGAGAGAACAGTCTGCTGCTCTGGAATGTCTTTGACTTGAACACGCCTGTGCATACTTTCGTGGGGCACGATGACGTGGTGCTGGAGTTTCAGTggaggaaacagaaagaag GTTCGAAAGACTACCAGCTGGTTACGTGGTCCCGCGATCAGACCCTGCGGATGTGGCGGATTGACTCGCAGCTGCAGCGG TTGTGTGCTAACGATATCCTGGATGGCGTTGATGACCTCGTTGATGGGATTTCTCTTCTGTCGGAGCCAGACAAGACCCTTCATCCCCAGGACTCTGAGCCCCAGCATAACTCTGGGCACGGGGATGAGGAAG CCTTAAAAGAAGACTTCCTGAATGACCTcctggtggggaagaagacagaCCAGCTGGGGCTGCCTCAAACGCTGCAGCAGGAGTTTTCGCTGATCAATGTGCAGATCCGAAATGTCAACGTGGAG ATGGATGCGGTGAATCGGAGCTGCACGGTGTCAGTGCACTGCGGCAACCACCGAGTCAGGATGCTGGTGATGTTCCCTGTCCAATACCCCAATAACGCCGCGCCGTCCTTCCAGTTCATCAACCCGACCTCGATCACTGCCTCCATGAAGGCCAAGCTGCTGAAG ATATTGAAAGACACTTCTCTGCAGAAAGTGAAGCGGAACCAGAGCTGCCTGGAGCCCTGCCTGCGTCAGCTGGTCTCCTGGCTGGAGTCTGTTGTG AACCAAGAGGACAGCACGTCCAGCAATCCCTACGCTTTGTCGAACTCCGTGACGCCCCCGTTGCCCACGTTCGCCCGGGTCTCCAACGCCTATGGCTCCTACCAGGACTCCAACATCCCGTTTCCACGGACCTCGGGAGCCCGGTTCTGTGGTGCAG GGTACCTGGTGTATTTCACGAGGCCCATGACCATGCACCGTGCCGTGTCCCCAACAGAACCCACACCCAG GTCCCTGTCAGCTTTATCAGCGTACCACAGCGGCCTCATTACCCCAATGAAGATCCGCACGGAGACCCCGGGCAATCTGCGTTTGTACAGCGGGAGCCCAACTCGCAGCGAGAAGGAGCAGGTCTCCATTAGCTCCTTCTACTACAAAGAGAGG ATGTCTCCTCGCTCTGCCCGGCGACGTTGGTCCATACAAGCAATTAACGACTTCCCG AAATCCAGGAGGTGGAAAAGCAAACGAGAGGGGACAGATACCAACAACCGACCCATCAAAGCCGCCGGAAAAGTCATTATACAAGATATCTCCTGCTTGCTGCCCGTGCACAAGTTGCTGGGAGAGCTCTACAT ACTGAATGTGAACAATATCCAGGAGACCTGCCAGAAGAATGCTGCCTCCGCCTTGGCTGTTGGACGGAGGGATCTCGTGCAG GTTTGGTCGCTGGCCATGGTAGCCACTGATCTCTGTCTTGGACCGAAGTCTGACCCAGATTTGGAGATACCTTGGGCACAACATCCATTTGGACGTCAATTACTGGAGTCCCT GCTGGCTCATTACTCGCAGCTCCACGACGTGCAGACCCTGGCCATGCTGTGCAGCGTGTTTGAAGCCCAGTCCCGGCTCCAGGGCTGCCCCAATTCCTCCGGCCCCTTCCCTCAGCGTGCCTCCAACCTGGCCTCCCACAGCCGATAC CCCAGCTTTACGTCCTCCGGCTCCTGTTCCAGCATGTCAGATCCTGGACTCGGCACCGGAGGCTGGAGCATAG CCAACAAGGACGCGGAGCAGGCATCCACGCCCTGGTGCGAGTCCTCGCCGGATGACTTCCGATACGGCAACCTGCCCTACCCCGACCCCCGGGAGCGTGAGAAGGACCAGCACGAGAAGAACAAACG GCTCCTGGACCCTGCCAACACTCAGCAGTTTGATGACTTCAAGAAGTGCTACGGAGAAATCCTGTATcgctgggggctgcgggagaAGCGGGCCGAGGTCCTGAAGTTTGTCTCCTGTCCTCCTGACCCCCACAAAGGGATTG AGTTCGGCGTGTACTGCAGCCACTGCCGCAGCGAGGTGCGGGGCACCCAGTGCGCCATCTGCAAGGGCTTCACCTTCCAGTGCGCCATCTGCCACGTGGC
- the WDR59 gene encoding GATOR2 complex protein WDR59 isoform X5 has product MWGTSCSCAAGAKICLEVRSMSMGRTAQLFKATAMSVDCLGQHAVLSGRRFLYIVNLDAPNEGHRKISRQSKWDIGAVQWNPHDSCSYYFAASSNQRVDLYKWKEGNGEVCTSLQGHTRVISDLDWAVFEPDLLVTSSVDTYIYIWDIKDTRKPTVSLSAVAGASQVKWNKKNANCLATSHDGDVRIWDKRKPSTAVEYLAAHLSKIHGLDWHPDNEYTLATSSQDNSVRFWDYRQPRKYLNILPCQVPVWKARYTPFSNGLVTVMVPQLRRENSLLLWNVFDLNTPVHTFVGHDDVVLEFQWRKQKEGSKDYQLVTWSRDQTLRMWRIDSQLQRLCANDILDGVDDLVDGISLLSEPDKTLHPQDSEPQHNSGHGDEEALKEDFLNDLLVGKKTDQLGLPQTLQQEFSLINVQIRNVNVEMDAVNRSCTVSVHCGNHRVRMLVMFPVQYPNNAAPSFQFINPTSITASMKAKLLKILKDTSLQKVKRNQSCLEPCLRQLVSWLESVVNQEDSTSSNPYALSNSVTPPLPTFARVSNAYGSYQDSNIPFPRTSGARFCGAGYLVYFTRPMTMHRAVSPTEPTPRSLSALSAYHSGLITPMKIRTETPGNLRLYSGSPTRSEKEQVSISSFYYKERMSPRSARRRWSIQAINDFPKSRRWKSKREGTDTNNRPIKAAGKVIIQDISCLLPVHKLLGELYILNVNNIQETCQKNAASALAVGRRDLVQVWSLAMVATDLCLGPKSDPDLEIPWAQHPFGRQLLESLLAHYSQLHDVQTLAMLCSVFEAQSRLQGCPNSSGPFPQRASNLASHSRYPSFTSSGSCSSMSDPGLGTGGWSIANKDAEQASTPWCESSPDDFRYGNLPYPDPREREKDQHEKNKRLLDPANTQQFDDFKKCYGEILYRWGLREKRAEVLKFVSCPPDPHKGIEFGVYCSHCRSEVRGTQCAICKGFTFQCAICHVAVRGSSNFCLTCGHGGHTSHMMEWFRTQEVCPTGCGCHCLLESTF; this is encoded by the exons CCGCCGCTTCCTCTACATAGTCAACCTGGATGCCCCGAACGAGGGTCACCGCAAGATCTCCCGGCAGAGCAAGTGGGACATCGGGGCGGTGCAGTGGAACCCCCACGACAGCTGCTCCTACTACTTCGCGGCTTCG AGCAACCAGCGAGTTGACCTGTATAAGTGGAAGGAAGGCAACGGGGAAGTTTGCACATCCTTGCAAGGACACACACGCGTGATCAG TGACTTGGACTGGGCGGTGTTTGAGCcagacctgctggtcaccaGTTCCGTTGACACATACATCTACATCTGGGACATCAA AGACACCAGGAAGCCCACGGTCTCGCTCTCTGCAGTCG ctggagcttcCCAGGTCAAGTGGAACAAGAAGAATGCCAACTGTTTAGCAACGAGCCACGATGGGGATGTCCGAATATGGGACAAAAGG AAACCCAGCACTGCGGTGGAATACTTAGCAGCTCATCTCTCGAAGATCCACGGCCTGGATTGGCATCCTGACAATGAGTACACGCTGGCCACGTCCAGCCAGGACAACTCCGTGCGg ttctgGGATTACCGTCAGCCTCGAAAATACCTCAATATCCTTCCCTGCCAGGTTCCCGTCTGGAAGGCAAGATACACG CCTTTCAGCAACGGGCTGGTGACAGTGATGGTCCCCCAGCTCCGGCGAGAGAACAGTCTGCTGCTCTGGAATGTCTTTGACTTGAACACGCCTGTGCATACTTTCGTGGGGCACGATGACGTGGTGCTGGAGTTTCAGTggaggaaacagaaagaag GTTCGAAAGACTACCAGCTGGTTACGTGGTCCCGCGATCAGACCCTGCGGATGTGGCGGATTGACTCGCAGCTGCAGCGG TTGTGTGCTAACGATATCCTGGATGGCGTTGATGACCTCGTTGATGGGATTTCTCTTCTGTCGGAGCCAGACAAGACCCTTCATCCCCAGGACTCTGAGCCCCAGCATAACTCTGGGCACGGGGATGAGGAAG CCTTAAAAGAAGACTTCCTGAATGACCTcctggtggggaagaagacagaCCAGCTGGGGCTGCCTCAAACGCTGCAGCAGGAGTTTTCGCTGATCAATGTGCAGATCCGAAATGTCAACGTGGAG ATGGATGCGGTGAATCGGAGCTGCACGGTGTCAGTGCACTGCGGCAACCACCGAGTCAGGATGCTGGTGATGTTCCCTGTCCAATACCCCAATAACGCCGCGCCGTCCTTCCAGTTCATCAACCCGACCTCGATCACTGCCTCCATGAAGGCCAAGCTGCTGAAG ATATTGAAAGACACTTCTCTGCAGAAAGTGAAGCGGAACCAGAGCTGCCTGGAGCCCTGCCTGCGTCAGCTGGTCTCCTGGCTGGAGTCTGTTGTG AACCAAGAGGACAGCACGTCCAGCAATCCCTACGCTTTGTCGAACTCCGTGACGCCCCCGTTGCCCACGTTCGCCCGGGTCTCCAACGCCTATGGCTCCTACCAGGACTCCAACATCCCGTTTCCACGGACCTCGGGAGCCCGGTTCTGTGGTGCAG GGTACCTGGTGTATTTCACGAGGCCCATGACCATGCACCGTGCCGTGTCCCCAACAGAACCCACACCCAG GTCCCTGTCAGCTTTATCAGCGTACCACAGCGGCCTCATTACCCCAATGAAGATCCGCACGGAGACCCCGGGCAATCTGCGTTTGTACAGCGGGAGCCCAACTCGCAGCGAGAAGGAGCAGGTCTCCATTAGCTCCTTCTACTACAAAGAGAGG ATGTCTCCTCGCTCTGCCCGGCGACGTTGGTCCATACAAGCAATTAACGACTTCCCG AAATCCAGGAGGTGGAAAAGCAAACGAGAGGGGACAGATACCAACAACCGACCCATCAAAGCCGCCGGAAAAGTCATTATACAAGATATCTCCTGCTTGCTGCCCGTGCACAAGTTGCTGGGAGAGCTCTACAT ACTGAATGTGAACAATATCCAGGAGACCTGCCAGAAGAATGCTGCCTCCGCCTTGGCTGTTGGACGGAGGGATCTCGTGCAG GTTTGGTCGCTGGCCATGGTAGCCACTGATCTCTGTCTTGGACCGAAGTCTGACCCAGATTTGGAGATACCTTGGGCACAACATCCATTTGGACGTCAATTACTGGAGTCCCT GCTGGCTCATTACTCGCAGCTCCACGACGTGCAGACCCTGGCCATGCTGTGCAGCGTGTTTGAAGCCCAGTCCCGGCTCCAGGGCTGCCCCAATTCCTCCGGCCCCTTCCCTCAGCGTGCCTCCAACCTGGCCTCCCACAGCCGATAC CCCAGCTTTACGTCCTCCGGCTCCTGTTCCAGCATGTCAGATCCTGGACTCGGCACCGGAGGCTGGAGCATAG CCAACAAGGACGCGGAGCAGGCATCCACGCCCTGGTGCGAGTCCTCGCCGGATGACTTCCGATACGGCAACCTGCCCTACCCCGACCCCCGGGAGCGTGAGAAGGACCAGCACGAGAAGAACAAACG GCTCCTGGACCCTGCCAACACTCAGCAGTTTGATGACTTCAAGAAGTGCTACGGAGAAATCCTGTATcgctgggggctgcgggagaAGCGGGCCGAGGTCCTGAAGTTTGTCTCCTGTCCTCCTGACCCCCACAAAGGGATTG AGTTCGGCGTGTACTGCAGCCACTGCCGCAGCGAGGTGCGGGGCACCCAGTGCGCCATCTGCAAGGGCTTCACCTTCCAGTGCGCCATCTGCCACGTGGC